From the Patescibacteria group bacterium genome, one window contains:
- a CDS encoding metal ABC transporter permease: MEIFSYVFFRNAIIIGMFASVACGIIGSFVVVKRISFISGSIAHSSFGGIGLAYFLGFNPIIGAIVFSILSALGIGVISEKFKAREDSMIGAMWSLGMAIGLAFIYLTPGYSADLFSYLFGNILMATNIDLILAIILDLFIIISVIAFYRWFVAIIFDKEFATVTNIAVFPIYLFLLCLIALTVVVLIRIVGVILVIALLVLPSATAQIFNKNFKKIILWSILFGNLFTISGIFLSYFFNMPSGPAIVFVSSFVYIMFLLLDKFFKTTYNFNLK; encoded by the coding sequence TTTTTTTTCGTAACGCGATTATCATAGGTATGTTTGCAAGCGTCGCCTGTGGAATAATTGGGTCTTTTGTTGTTGTAAAAAGAATTTCGTTTATTAGCGGAAGTATAGCGCATTCTTCTTTCGGCGGAATAGGACTGGCTTATTTTTTAGGATTTAATCCAATTATTGGAGCTATTGTTTTCAGTATTTTATCCGCGTTAGGAATTGGAGTTATAAGTGAAAAATTTAAAGCGCGGGAAGATTCTATGATAGGGGCGATGTGGTCTTTAGGAATGGCAATCGGGTTGGCGTTTATTTATTTAACTCCTGGGTATAGCGCGGATCTGTTTAGTTATCTTTTTGGAAATATTTTAATGGCGACTAATATTGATTTAATATTAGCGATTATTTTGGATCTGTTCATAATTATCAGCGTTATTGCTTTTTACAGATGGTTTGTCGCTATTATTTTTGATAAAGAGTTTGCAACTGTCACAAATATAGCTGTTTTTCCTATTTATCTGTTTTTGCTTTGTTTAATCGCGTTAACAGTCGTGGTTTTGATTAGAATTGTTGGAGTGATCTTAGTGATTGCTTTACTTGTTTTGCCTTCCGCAACAGCTCAAATTTTTAATAAAAATTTTAAAAAGATTATTTTGTGGTCAATTTTATTTGGAAATCTTTTTACTATTTCAGGAATATTTTTATCTTATTTTTTCAATATGCCGTCAGGACCGGCGATTGTTTTTGTTTCCAGTTTTGTTTATATTATGTTTTTACTTTTAGACAAGTTTTTTAAAACAACTTATAATTTTAATTTAAAATGA